The genomic window TGATGTAGACCTCACGGTCGATATCATTGGGGTATGGTGTAATTGGCAACACGACTGATTCTGGTTCAGTTGTTCTTGGTTCGAGTCCAGGTACCCCAGCAAATTCATCCCCCGTGTCCTTGTCGGACCGGGGGATTTGCTGTTGGCGCTCGTCTGGCCGCCTGTCGGCGGCTGCCGGGCTGCGCCCGGCGGGCCTTCGGCCGGCGGCGCTTCGCGCGCCTCCTTCGGCGAGGGGAGCGGTGGCGGCGGCGCCTCGCGCGCCGGTGCGGGGTCGGGATGCGCGAAGGCCCCTGCCGGGGGGCAGGGGCCTTCGCGGGCGGGGCGGGGCGGCGGGACGCGCCTACTGCGGGATGGTGGCCCCGAAGCGGGAGGGGAGCGTGCCCTGGTGCGTGCTGCGGAGCTCGTCGAGCGAGACCGTGAAGACGTCCTGGATCTCGAGCGACTGCGACGAGGCGTCCGTCACGCCGATGCGCGCGACCGGGTAGCCCCGGCCCTCGCAGAGGCCGCGGAACTTGACGTCGTCCTCACGGGGCACCGACACGACCACGCGACCGGTCGACTCCGTGAAGAGCGTCGCGGCGACGTCGAGGCCGTCGCGCTCGAGCAGCTCGCCCAGGTACACGCGGGCACCGACGCCGAAGCGCAGCACCATCTCGGCCAGGGCCTGCGCCAGGCCGCCGTCGCTGAGGTCGTGTGCGGCGGCGATCAGCGACTGGTCGGCACCCGCGGCGAGCAGGCCCGCGAGCTGCTTCTCGCCCGCCAGGTCGACGGCAGGCGGACGTCCGCCGAGGTGGTCGTGCACGGTGCCGGCCCAGGCCGACCCGTCGAGCTCCAAGGAGGAGGTGCCGAGCAGGTAGATGTTGTCGCCGTCGTCCTGCCAGCCGGAGGGCACGCGCTTCGCGACGTCCTGGATGACGCCGAGCACGCCGACCACAGGGGTCGGGAAGATCGGCTTCGTGCCCGTCTGGTTGTAGAACGAGACGTTCCCGCCCGTGACGGGGATCTCGAGCTCGAGGCATGCGTCGGACAGGCCCTCGACGGCCTGGGAGAACTGCCACATGACCTCAGGGTCCTCCGGGCTGCCGAAGTTGAGGCAGTCGGTGACGGCGGCCGGCACGGCACCCGTGACGGCGACGTTGCGGTAGGCCTCGGCGAGGGCCAGGCGGGCGCCCTGCTTCGGGTCGAGCTGGCACCAGCGGCCGTTGGCGTCCGTCGCGATCGCGAAGCCGAGCCCTGACTCCTCGTCGACGCGGACCATGCCGCCGTCGTCGGGGAAGCTGAGGGCCGTGTTGCCGAGCACGTACGTGTCGTACTGGTTCGTGACCCAGCTCTTGTCGGCCAGGTTGGGAGAGCCGAGCAGCTGCAGGAACTGGGCCCGCACCTCCTCGGGGGCAGTCGGACGCGGCAGGGTCGCGGCCGTGTCGGCCTGCAGGGCGTCGATCCAGGACGGGTAGGCGACGGGGCGCTCGTAGACGGGGCCGTCGACGGCGACCGTGCGCGGGTCGACGTTGACGATCTCTTCGCCGTGCCAGTTGATGACCAGCCGGCCGGTGTCGGTGACCTCGCCGAGCACGCTCGTCTCGACGTCCCACTTGGCGGTGACGGCGAGGAAGGCGTCGAGCTTGTCAGGGCTGACGACCGCCATCATCCGCTCCTGGCTCTCGCTCATCAGGATCTCTTCTGCGGTGAGCGAGGGGTCGCGGAGCAGCACGTCGTCGAGCTCGATGAACATGCCGCCGTCGCCGTTCGAGGCCAGCTCGGAGGTGGCGCAGCTGATGCCGGCTGCCCCCAGGTCTTGGATGCCCTCGACCAGCTCGCCGCGGAAAAGCTCGAGGCAGCACTCGATGAGCACCTTCTCGGCGAACGGGTCGCCGACCTGCACCGAGGGGCGCTTCGTCGGGCCGCCCGACGAGAACGTGTCGGAGGCGAGGATGGAGGCGCCGCCGATGCCGTCGCCGCCGGTGCGGGCCCCGAAGAGGACGACCTTGTTGCCGACGCCCTTCGCGTTCGCGAGGTGCAGGTCCTCGTGGCGGAGGACGCCGACCGCGAGCGCGTTGACCAGCGGGTTGCCCTGGTAGACCGCGTCGAAGTACGTCTCGCCGCCGATGTTCGGCAGGCCGAGGCAGTTCGCGTAGAAGCTGATGCCCTGCACGACGCCGTCGACGACTCGCTGGGTGTCGGGGGCGTCGATCGCGCCGAAGCGCAGCTGGTCCATCACCGCGACGGGGCGGGCGCCCATCGAGATGATGTCGCGGACGATGCCGCCGACGCCGGTCGCGGCGCCCTGGAACGGCTCGATGTAGCTGGGGTGGTTGTGGGACTCGACCTTGAAGGTCACCGCCCAGCCGCCTCCTACGTCGACGACGCCGGCGTTCTCGCCCATGCCGACCATCAGGTTCTTGGTCATCGCCGGCGAGACCTTCTGGCCGAACTGGCGGAGGTAGATCTTGCTCGACTTGTAGGAGCAGTGCTCGCTCCACATCACCGAGTACATCGCGAGCTCGCCGCTCGTGGGGCGGCGGCCCAGGATCTCGCGGATCTGCGCGTACTCGTCGGCCTTGAGCCCGAGCGCCTCGTAGGGCTGGTGCTTGTCGGGCGTCGCGGCCGCGTCGGCCGTGGTGTCGGGCTTGGGGCCCTCGGGACGGACGTCGATCAGCTCGGCGCGGTCGTTCTCGGTGCTCACTTGGACAGGGCCCTCTCGATGACGGACGTGAAGAACGTGAGGCCGTCGACGCCGCTCGACATGGCGTCGGGCATGTCGGGGCCGAAGCCGGGCTCGGTGGCGTGCTCGGGGTGGGGCATCAGGCCGACGACGTTGCCGCGGGCGTTCGAGACGCCGGCGATGTCGTCCATGGAGCCGTTCGGGTTGACGCCGACGTAGCGGAAGGCGACCTGGCCCTCGCCCTCGATCCGCTTGATCGTCTCGTCGTCCGCGACGAAGCGGCCGTCGGCGTTCTTGAGGGGGATCGTGATCTCCTGGCCCTCGGCGAAGCCGTTCGTCCAGTCGGTCGACGCGTTCTCGACGCGGAGCAGCTGGTCGCGACGGATGAACTGCTGGTGTGCGTTGCGGGTGTGCGCGCCGGGGATGAGCCGCGCCTCCGCCAGCATCTGGAAGCCGTTGCAGATGCCGAGCACGGGCATGCCCGCGTTCGCCGCGTCGACGACCTCGGTCATGATCGGCGACAAGGAGGCGATGGCACCGGCGCGCAGGTAGTCGCCGTAGCTGAACCCGCCGGGCAGGATGATCGCCTCGACGCCCTGCAGGTCGTGGTCGCCGTGCCAGAGCGCGACGGGCTCGCCGCCCGCGAGGCGGACCGCGCGCTGGGCGTCGCGGTCGTCGAGCGAGCCGGGGAAGGTGACGACGCCGACGCGCATCAGACGGTGGGAGCGGCGTCGAGCACGGTGATGCTCACCACGTCTTCGATGACCGAGTTCGAGAGCACGTCGTCGGCGAGGGTGCGCACGTCGGCGAGCACCGCCTCCGTCACCTCGCCCTCGACGGTCAGCTCGAAGCGCTTGCCGATGCGCACGTCGGTGAACTGCTGGCGGCCGAGACGGGAGAGGGCGCCGACGACGGCCTTGCCCTGAGGATCGAGCAGTTCAGCCTTGGGCATGACCTCGACGACGATTGTGGGCACGTTTCAACTCCTGCGGGATGGCAGCGGGTGGACGCAGCGAGTCTATCGGGACGGTGCCCGCCGACCAGGCGTCGACGACGGGCAGCAGCGGTCAGCAGATCCCGAGGCGGCTCCCAGCGTCGTCATCGGATCGGGACGCACCATTGATCTCAGCAGCGGGAACAAGACCTTGTGATCGGGTCTCCTGCCGCTCCGGTCGAGGGTTCCTGATCCGCCCGACGCCGTTGGACGCCCGGCCGATCCCCCCGTCGGCCGGGCGTCACCCTTCTCCCCGGCAAGCCCGGCAAGCCCGGCAAGCCCGGCAAGCCCGGCTGCCCCCGGCTACGGCCGGGCGCGGGTGCGGCCGAGCAGCCAGAGCGCCGCCGGCAGCGCCACGGCACCGGCGACCGCGTTCCGCAGGTCGAGCCCGTCGAGCATCACCGCGAACGGCGGCGCGATCACGAGCACGGCCGCCAGCGCGACGACGAGCGTGCTCGGACGGCGTCGGCCCGGCGGCACGGGGCGCGGCGGCCCCTCGAGGCGCCCCACGACGAGCGACAGCGCGCACGCGAGGCCGAGCACGAGCAGCACGACGGGGATCCGCGTCCACCACCAGGCCGCCGACGCCGGCTCGGGCAGCGGCCCGCCGGTCGCCAGCACGAGGCCCGTGATGGCGATCAGCAGCGGCAGGTGCCACAGGTAGATCGTCATGCCCCGGCTGCCGACCGCGAACACCACGGCGCGCGCGGCTCGGGTCTGCATCAGCCGCACCAGCGCGGGGTGCAGCAGCGTCAGCACGCAGATCTGCCCGACGCCGAGCACCATCAGCGGCACGGCCGGCGGGTTGAGGTTGGTGAGCATGTCGTCCGACCACGGTCCGATGGCCGTCAGCACCGGCAGCGACCCTGCACACGCGAGCGCGATCCCCGCCAGCAGGAGGCGCGGCGCGCGTCCGAACCACCCGCTCGCGTACGCGAACCCCAGCTGCTGCACGAACAGCCAGACGAACACGAGGTTCAGCAGTCCCACCTCGGTCACGAGGGTCGTGTACCGGACCGAGTCGACGAGCAGGGCCGCCGTCGCGAGCCCGACGAAGGTCGCCGCGGGGCGGGTCTCGTGCAGCCGGGCCATCACGGGGACGGCCACCTGCGTGATGCCGTAGGCGGCCAGGAACCAGAGCGGCGTGCCGATGCCGGTGACGGCGGTGTCGAGCAGGGCAGGGTCGACGCCGACCAACGTCGCGACGACCAGCGCGACGGCGAGCACCACGAAGAGGGCGGCGGCGGGACGGGCCAGGCGGAGGAGGCGACCGCGCACGAAGTCCGCACCGTCGCCTCCTCGTCGCCGTGTGCTGGCCCAGGCGGTCGCGCTCGCGAAGCCGCCCACGACGAAGAAGAGGGGCATGATCTGGCCGACCCAGGTGGAGAACGCGAACCACGGCTGCTGCTGCAGCGGCTGAGACGCGACGATCGCGCCGTCGGGGGCACGGCCGACGCCGACCATGAGCACGTGGATGACGACCACGAGCAGCACGCAGACGACGCGGGCGAGGTCGACGACCAGGTCGCGGCCCGCGAGGGCGTCGGCGGGGGCAGCCGAGGAGGCGCCCGCCGGGTCGGTGGCGTCCGGTGCAGCACCCGAGGTGCGGCCTTGGCCCTGAGAGTGACGCTCCGTCGACGTGCTCATCTCCGCACCGTAGCGATCACCGGCGCCCGGCGGGGAGACCGGTCGGTGAATTCCTCCTCGGGGCGGAGCGCGGCGCCCGCCGCCGCCCCGGCCCCGCCGCGTTCAGCGGACGACGGCGCCCACGAACTCGATCTCGACGCGGGCGCCCTTCGGCAGGGCGCCGACCTGGTACGCGGCGCGAGCCGGCAGCACGCCGCCGGCACCGGCGAACACCTCGGCGTAGACCTCGTTCACGTCCGCGAAGTCGGCGATGTCGGCCAGCAGCACCGTCGTCTTGACGACGTGGGCGATGCCCGACCCGGCCGCCTCGAGCACGGCGGCGCCGTTGCGGAGCGACTGGGCCGCCTCCTCGCGCACCCCCGGCCCGGCGAACTCGCCCGTCGCCGGGTCGATCGGCAGCTGGCCGGAGACGAAGACGAGGTCGCCGGCGACGACGGCCTGCGAGTAGGCGCCCACGGCGGCGGGGGCGGCGTCGGTGTGCACGGCACGGACGGAGGCGTCGGTGCCGACGGCGGTGTCGGGGCGGGCGTCGGTGCGGGTGTCGGCTGGAGTGGTCATGCGCGTCCTCCCAGGACGGTCAGGGCCGCGTCGAGCGCGGCAGGGGTGGTGGTGGCGTGCACGCTGAGGCGCAGGCGGTCGTCGCCGTGCACGGTCGCCGTGACGCCCGCGGCCTCGAGCCGTGCGCCGACGGCGGCGGCCTCGCCGGCAGGCACGCCCGCGACGACGATGCCGGCCCGTCGCTCGCGCTCGACGGGGGAGAGCACGGGCACGTCCGCCGCGTCGAGGCGGGCGATCAGGTCGCCGGCGGTGTCGGCGACCCGCGACGCGACGACGTCCACGCCGACCTGCTCCAGCTGCTCGAGGGCGGTGGCGAGGGCGCCCGAGGCGAACGGCGAGCCGTTCGTGACCGAGAAGCGCTGCGCCCCCGGCAGGGGAGCGTGCGGCACGCCGTCGTAGCGTGACGGCCCCTCGACGCCGGTCCAGCCGCCGAGCACCGGACGGAGGCGGTCGAGGGCTCGAGGGGACAGCGCGACGAAGCCGGTGCCCCAGCCGGCCCGCAGCCACTTCTGGCCGCCGACGACGAGGGCGTCGGCCAGCGACCAGTCGGCGTCGACGACGCCGAGCCCCTGGATGCCGTCGACCACGAGGAGGCGGTCGCCCGCCGCCTCCCGGAGGCCGGCGAGGTCGGCGACCGTGCCGGTGCGGAAGTCGACCGCGCTCACGGCGACGGCGACGGTGTAGGGACCGACGGCGTCGGCCACGCGCTCGGGCGTCACCGGCGCGAGCGGCTGCCCCGGCACCGGGGGCAGCGGGCGCACCGTCGTGAGGCCTGCCTCCTCCGAGCGCCACCAGGCGTACAGGTTCGACGGGAACTCGGCCTCGCTCACGACGACCTCGCCGCGCGGCAGGCCGAACGCGACCTGCATCAGCCCGAGGGAGGTGCTGCCTGCGAGAGCGACACCGGCCCGGTCGACGCCGGTGAGGCGCGAGACCGCGGCGAGGGCGCGCTCGTCCTCGGCGTGCAGGCCGGCCGACGGGACCCCGGCGCTCGCCGCGGCCGCGAGGCGCCCGATCGTCTCGACGACGTCGCGGGACGGCGGCCCGTAGCTGCCGAAGTTCAGGTAGCCGACCGGCTCCGCGAACGACGACAGGTAGGTGTCGAGTGCGCCCGACGTCCCGGGGCGGTTCGAGCTCACTGCAGCACCCGCTGGAGGAACTGCTTGGTGCGCGCCTCGCGCGGGGCCCCGAGCACCTGCTCGACCGGGCCCTGCTCGACGATGCCGCCGTCGGCCATGAAGACGACGCGGTCGGCGACCTCGCGGGCGAACTGCATCTCGTGGGTCACGACCAGCATGGTCATGCCGTCGCTGGCCAGGTCGCCCATCACCTTCAGCACCTCGCCGACGAGCTCGGGGTCGAGGGCGGACGTCGGCTCGTCGAAGAGCAGGAACAGCGGCTTCATCGCCACGGCCCGCGCTATGGCGACCCGCTGCCGCTGCCCGCCCGAGAGCTGGCCGGGGTAGGCGTCGACCTTGTCGCCGAGGCCCACCCGCTCGAGGATGGCGACGGCCTCGGCACGCGCCTCCCCGGCGGATCTGCGCTGCACGCGCACCGGGCCCTCGAGCACGTTGCCGAGCACCGTCAGGTGCGGGAACAGGTTGAAGTGCTGGAACACCATCGCCGTGCGGGCCCGCTGCGCGGACAGCCTGCGCTCGCTCAGCTCGTGCAGCACGCCGTCGCGCAGCTCGAAGCCCATCGGCTCGCCGCCGACCCAGACCTCGCCGGCGTCCGGTTCTTCGAGGCGGTTGAGCGTGCGGAGGAACGTCGACTTGCCGGCGCCGGATGGGCCGATGATGCAGACGACCTCGCCGCTCCGCACCGTCATCGAGACGTCGCGCAGCACCTCGTGGCTGCCGTACGACTTGCCGATGCCGATGGCCTCGAGGACGGGGGCCGCCTCGGCGGCGGGCGCCGCGCCTCCTGCGGTCGGGGTGGGCGTCGCGGTCACGGGGTGCTCCTCACGAGGGGGGCGCGGCCGAGGTCGGCAGCGACCTTGCGGCGCAGCGCGCGGGCGTTCGGCGGGCCGCCGGGGCGGCGGTCCTGCCGGTCGAAGCTGCGCTCGAGGTAGAACTGGCCGACGCTCGCGACGCTGACGATGACCATGTACCAGATGGCCGCGGCGATCAGGGTCTCCATCACCTGGAGGTTGAACGACGAGATGTTGTTGGCGGCCTTGATCAGCTCGAGGTAGCCGATGACCGAGGCCATCGCCGTGCCCTTGAGCATGTTGATGAAGTCGTTGCCGGTCGGCGGGATGATGATGCGCATCGCCTGGGGCAGCACGATACGGGCCATGCGCTGCATCGGGGTCTGCCCGATCGACTGCGCCGCCTCGATCTGGCCCCGGTCGACGCTCTTCAGCCCCGCCCGGACGATCTCGGCCATGTAGGCGCTCTCGTTGAGGGCCAGGCCGAGGAAGGCGGCGACGAAGGTCGTCATGACGTCGTTCGTGCTGACGTCGAGGAACACCACGTCGGTGAACGGCACCCCGACGGTCAGCCGCGGGAAGATCAGCGCCAGGTTGTACCAGAGCAGGATCTGCAGCAGCACGGGCAGGCCGCGGAACAGCCAGGTGTACCCGGCCGCGAAGGCCTGCGCCACGGGGTTCTTCGAGATGCGCATCAGGGCGATCACGACGCCGATGACGACGGCGCTGACCTGCGCGGCCACCGCCAGCACGATGGTGCCGACGAGGCCCTGCAGGATGATCGGCGAGATCAGGTAGTACGGGATGTCGCCGTACGCGATGTCGCCCTGCGACGCCCCGTAGGCGAGCGCGACGAGCGCCACGACGATGACCGCCGCGCTGACCCAGCGACCCCAGTGCTTCAGGCGCACCTGCGGCAGCAGCTCACGCCCCGCCGAGGAGGTGCGGGCCGGGTCGACCGTGTCGGCCCCGGCCCCCGATCCGGGCGCCGTCACGGCTACTTGCCCCCGTTGACGGTCGCCTCGGTGACGCTGCCGGAGGTGATGCCCCAGGCGTCGAGGACCTCGCCGTAGGTGCCGTCCTCGATCAGCGAGTCGAGCGCGGCGGCGACGGCGTCGCGCAGCTCGGGGTCGTCCTTGTTGACGCCGATGCCGTAGGGGGCGCCGTCGATGACGTCGCCGGGGACGACCTCGAACGCCTGGCCGTCCTGGGCGGTCTTCGAGATGTAGACGGCGCTCGGCAGGTCGTTGACGATGGCGTCGATGCGGCCGGTGCGGAGCTGGGTCTGGTTCTGGCTGTCGCTGTCGGTGACGGTGATGTCGAGCGGCTCCTCGCCGTCCGACTCGCACTGCGTGCTCGTCGCCTCGGCGAACTCCTGCTGGCTCGTGCCGGTGACGACCGCGATGGTCTTGCCGCAGAGCGTGTCGGGGCCGGTGATGTCGGCCGGGTTGCCCTTCTGCACCATCAGGGTGATGCCCGAGGTGAGGTAGTCGACGAAGTCGATGGCCTGCTGGCGCTCGGCGGTGTCGTTCATCGCCGCGATCGTGACGTCGACGCGGCCGGACTGGAGGCTGGTGATCAACGAGCCGAAGTCCTGGTTCTGGTACTCTACCTCGAGGCCGAGCTTCTTGCCGACCGCCGTGATCAGGTCGTGGTCCGAGCCGATCACGGTGGAGCCGTCGGCCGCGTAGAAGTTGTTGGGCGCGGACTGCACGAACGAGCCGACGGTCAAGGTGCCGGAGTCGGCGATGTCGGAGGGCAGCTGCGAGGCGAGCGAGTCGTCCACCTCGACGCCGTCGAGCAGCGCGCTCGTGTCGGGGATGGTCGACGAGGCCGACGACGAGGCGTCGCCCGTCGCGTCGCCGGGCTGCGGGGCGCTCGGGCCGCCGCACGCGGTGAGCGTCAGGGCCAGCACGGCACCCGTCGCGACGGAGCCCCAGAGGGCGGGGCGGAGGCGGGGCCTGATGGTGGTCGATCGGGTCATGGTCGAGCCTTTCGTGAGCGTCGTCGGTCATCGGAAGCAAGCCGATCTCTCGGCACGATGAGAGAAAATTATCACAATGCGACGATTCTGTTGCACACCGGTAACCTGGGGGCCATGACGACAGCCAGCAGCGCCACCGTGGTCGACCGCAGCCGCGTGCTCCGGGCGGAGTTCGGGCCGTACCTGCCGCTGATGGACTTCCTCGCCGAGCTGCTCGGCCCGCGCACCGAGATCGTGCTGCACGACACGAGCGACCTCAGCCGCTCGATCGTCGCCCTGACGAACGGCCACGTGAGCGGCCGCAGCGTGGGCGGCCCCGCGACCGACCTGGTGCTCAAGGTGCTGCAGAACCACGAGCACGACGACCGCGACTACCTCGCGAACTACTTGGCCGAGTCGCGCACGGGCGGCACGTTCCGCTCGTCGACCTTCTTCATCCGCGACGCGAGCGGCGACGTCGTCGGGATGCTCTGCCTCAACATCGACGACGAGCCGCTGACCCGAGCCCGCGACCTGCTCGCGGCCATCACCGCGACGACCGGGCTCGTGAAGGGAGCCGAGGCCGGAGGGGCGGGCACGGCGGGCGGCACAGGCGGCACGGGAGGCGGCGAGGGCGCCGGCTCGGGCGGGCGCGCCACGTCGACGGCCGGGGTCGCCGAGCGGCTCAGCACGAACGTCGACGAGCTCGCCCTCGACGGCGTCGCCCGGATCGTCGCGGCGCAGGGCGTCGAGCCGCACCGCATGACCCCCGACGAGAAGGTGGCGGCCGTGCGCGAGCTCGAGCGGGCCGGCGTGTTCCTGCTCAAGGGCGCGGTGGCGCAGGTCGCCGACGCGCTGCACGTGTCCGAGCCCACCGTGTACCGCTACGTCAAGCAGGTGCGGCGCGCCGACTGAGTGCTAGGAGATCGACCCTGCGGCCGCGGCCGCCGCGCGCTCCTCGGCCTCGCGGCGGGCCCGTCGCGTCAGCGGCTGGGGAGCCGCGGGCGCGGGCTCGTAGCTCTGCAGCTCGGCCTCGGCCCGCAGCGCGAACTCGCGCAGCTTCTCGGGCGACACCGACGAGGCCTTGCGCGGACGGGTGTTGTGCAGGCAGAACGTGCCGATCGTCTCGCCGGTCGACGAGTGGATCGGGTGCCCCGCGTAGAAGTAGCCGTGGTTCAGGTCGAGGTACGGGTTGTCGGCGAAGCGCTCGTCCTTGCGGGCGTCCTCGACGACCACCACGTCGTCGGCGGCGACGGTGACGTCGCAGAAGGTCAGCTCGCGCGGGATCGACACGGGCAGCAGCTCCGTGTTCATCGCGTACCAGAGCTTGCTGCCGTCGAGCATGCTGACGACCGCGACGTCGACGCCGAACTCGGCCTCCGCCTCCTTCGCCAGGTCCTTGAGCGCGTCGGAGCCGCCGGTCGCGGCCTGCTCGACGAGGCGCTCGCCGCCGCTCCACTCGAAGCTGCGCTGCGGCAGGTGCCGCGGCAGGCGCTCGTCGAGCTGGCCCTGGTGCACGCGGTCGAGGGTGGGTGCGATGCGGTGCGCGATGGTCTGCGCCCAGCGGCGGTAGCCCTCGGCGCAGCCGTGCGGCGAGTCGGGGCGGCGGAGGCCGGCGGGCAGGCGGAAGTACTCGAGGCCCGACTCGCCCGCGACCAGCTCGGTGAGGGCGTTCATGCGCTCGCCGTGCTGCTCGGCGACGCAGCCCAGCAGGTTGTCGAACGCCTTCGCCGAGCGGACCGGCGGCACGCCGATCAGCACCGTGCGCGCGGTCGGGTGGCTGCGGCGGGCGATGGTCGAGACGAGGAGGCGCAGCTCGCGCTCCCAGACGTCAAGGGGCGTCAGGCGGACGGCGTCGTTCAGGCCGACCAGCACCACGACGGTGTCGTAGAGGCCGAGGTCGGTGTCGCGGATCCAGGCCCGCGACGACTCGATGCTCATCATCTCGTCGCCCACGTAGTCGACCGAGCACGGACGACCGGTGGCCTCAGAGGAGGCGCGCGACAGCTGGCCGACGAGCGCCTGGTCGTGGGTGGAGACTCCCCAGCCGTGCGCGGGGCCGTTGCCGACGATGAGGACGGTGTCCGCGTCGCGGGCCGAGGTGCGGGCGGTGGGCTCGTCGCGAGGAGACAGGACGTGGCGCGACCGGGAGAGCCACCAGAGGTACCAGAGCTTCATCACCGGGCGCAGCCGCTCGTAGCCGTGCTGGTGCACGGTGGCGACGCCGCCGCCCGTGGCTGCGTCCGCGCTCGTGCGGGCGCCGGGTGTGCCGGTGTTGTCGTGGTCGACCGTCCTGGTCACGTGGTGCTCCTCGGGTGTCGTGCGGGTGCCATCCCGCGATCAACGGTAGGCGGGGCGTGCCGCGCGCGACATCCCCCAGAACGGGCCGGGTGCGCGGTGCGGCTCTCACGGCGGGCGTGATCGTCGTCGCCGGGCTGCTGTGGCGGCCCGCCCGCGACGAACACGCCCGCCCTCGGCCTGTTTTGAACCACTCAAGGAAAGCGTGCTTAGATGGGGGCATGACGACGACGAGCGAGAGCACCGAGCGCCTCCGGGCTGCCGGGCTCCGGGTGACCGGCCCGCGCCTCGCCGTCCTCGACGCCCTGGACGGCCTGCCGCACGCGCCGGCCGACGCCGTGTTCGCGCGCGTCGCGCTGGGTCTGCCCGGCACCTCCCTGCAGGCGGTCTACGGCGTGCTCGCCGCCCTCACGGGCGCCGGCCTCGTCCGCCGGATCGAGCCGGCCGGCTCCGCCGCCCTCTACGAGCTGCGCACCGGCGACAACCACCACCACGTCGTCTGCTCCGTCTGCGGCAGCGTCGCCGACGTCGACTGCGTCGTCGGCCACGCGCCGTGCCTGACGCCGTCGAACGACTCGGGCTTCACCGTGCAGACCGCCGAGGTCACCTTCTGGGGCCTCTGCCCGGCCTGCCGCGCCGCGGAGGACGCGCCGCTCGACGGCGAGGCGACGAACGGCACGAGCGGCGCGAGCGGGCCGAGCGGGCCGATCAGCACCGGGGCCGTGGTCGACGCGACCGGCCTCGCCGACGCGAGGCCCGCCTCCTGAGCTGCGCCGCACCTCCTGCGCAGGGCGTCGCCCTCCCCT from Frigoribacterium sp. PvP032 includes these protein-coding regions:
- the purL gene encoding phosphoribosylformylglycinamidine synthase subunit PurL, whose product is MDVRPEGPKPDTTADAAATPDKHQPYEALGLKADEYAQIREILGRRPTSGELAMYSVMWSEHCSYKSSKIYLRQFGQKVSPAMTKNLMVGMGENAGVVDVGGGWAVTFKVESHNHPSYIEPFQGAATGVGGIVRDIISMGARPVAVMDQLRFGAIDAPDTQRVVDGVVQGISFYANCLGLPNIGGETYFDAVYQGNPLVNALAVGVLRHEDLHLANAKGVGNKVVLFGARTGGDGIGGASILASDTFSSGGPTKRPSVQVGDPFAEKVLIECCLELFRGELVEGIQDLGAAGISCATSELASNGDGGMFIELDDVLLRDPSLTAEEILMSESQERMMAVVSPDKLDAFLAVTAKWDVETSVLGEVTDTGRLVINWHGEEIVNVDPRTVAVDGPVYERPVAYPSWIDALQADTAATLPRPTAPEEVRAQFLQLLGSPNLADKSWVTNQYDTYVLGNTALSFPDDGGMVRVDEESGLGFAIATDANGRWCQLDPKQGARLALAEAYRNVAVTGAVPAAVTDCLNFGSPEDPEVMWQFSQAVEGLSDACLELEIPVTGGNVSFYNQTGTKPIFPTPVVGVLGVIQDVAKRVPSGWQDDGDNIYLLGTSSLELDGSAWAGTVHDHLGGRPPAVDLAGEKQLAGLLAAGADQSLIAAAHDLSDGGLAQALAEMVLRFGVGARVYLGELLERDGLDVAATLFTESTGRVVVSVPREDDVKFRGLCEGRGYPVARIGVTDASSQSLEIQDVFTVSLDELRSTHQGTLPSRFGATIPQ
- the purQ gene encoding phosphoribosylformylglycinamidine synthase subunit PurQ, which translates into the protein MRVGVVTFPGSLDDRDAQRAVRLAGGEPVALWHGDHDLQGVEAIILPGGFSYGDYLRAGAIASLSPIMTEVVDAANAGMPVLGICNGFQMLAEARLIPGAHTRNAHQQFIRRDQLLRVENASTDWTNGFAEGQEITIPLKNADGRFVADDETIKRIEGEGQVAFRYVGVNPNGSMDDIAGVSNARGNVVGLMPHPEHATEPGFGPDMPDAMSSGVDGLTFFTSVIERALSK
- the purS gene encoding phosphoribosylformylglycinamidine synthase subunit PurS, which produces MPTIVVEVMPKAELLDPQGKAVVGALSRLGRQQFTDVRIGKRFELTVEGEVTEAVLADVRTLADDVLSNSVIEDVVSITVLDAAPTV
- a CDS encoding acyltransferase, which translates into the protein MSTSTERHSQGQGRTSGAAPDATDPAGASSAAPADALAGRDLVVDLARVVCVLLVVVIHVLMVGVGRAPDGAIVASQPLQQQPWFAFSTWVGQIMPLFFVVGGFASATAWASTRRRGGDGADFVRGRLLRLARPAAALFVVLAVALVVATLVGVDPALLDTAVTGIGTPLWFLAAYGITQVAVPVMARLHETRPAATFVGLATAALLVDSVRYTTLVTEVGLLNLVFVWLFVQQLGFAYASGWFGRAPRLLLAGIALACAGSLPVLTAIGPWSDDMLTNLNPPAVPLMVLGVGQICVLTLLHPALVRLMQTRAARAVVFAVGSRGMTIYLWHLPLLIAITGLVLATGGPLPEPASAAWWWTRIPVVLLVLGLACALSLVVGRLEGPPRPVPPGRRRPSTLVVALAAVLVIAPPFAVMLDGLDLRNAVAGAVALPAALWLLGRTRARP
- a CDS encoding Rid family detoxifying hydrolase is translated as MTTPADTRTDARPDTAVGTDASVRAVHTDAAPAAVGAYSQAVVAGDLVFVSGQLPIDPATGEFAGPGVREEAAQSLRNGAAVLEAAGSGIAHVVKTTVLLADIADFADVNEVYAEVFAGAGGVLPARAAYQVGALPKGARVEIEFVGAVVR
- a CDS encoding aminotransferase class V-fold PLP-dependent enzyme codes for the protein MSSNRPGTSGALDTYLSSFAEPVGYLNFGSYGPPSRDVVETIGRLAAAASAGVPSAGLHAEDERALAAVSRLTGVDRAGVALAGSTSLGLMQVAFGLPRGEVVVSEAEFPSNLYAWWRSEEAGLTTVRPLPPVPGQPLAPVTPERVADAVGPYTVAVAVSAVDFRTGTVADLAGLREAAGDRLLVVDGIQGLGVVDADWSLADALVVGGQKWLRAGWGTGFVALSPRALDRLRPVLGGWTGVEGPSRYDGVPHAPLPGAQRFSVTNGSPFASGALATALEQLEQVGVDVVASRVADTAGDLIARLDAADVPVLSPVERERRAGIVVAGVPAGEAAAVGARLEAAGVTATVHGDDRLRLSVHATTTPAALDAALTVLGGRA
- a CDS encoding amino acid ABC transporter ATP-binding protein, translated to MTATPTPTAGGAAPAAEAAPVLEAIGIGKSYGSHEVLRDVSMTVRSGEVVCIIGPSGAGKSTFLRTLNRLEEPDAGEVWVGGEPMGFELRDGVLHELSERRLSAQRARTAMVFQHFNLFPHLTVLGNVLEGPVRVQRRSAGEARAEAVAILERVGLGDKVDAYPGQLSGGQRQRVAIARAVAMKPLFLLFDEPTSALDPELVGEVLKVMGDLASDGMTMLVVTHEMQFAREVADRVVFMADGGIVEQGPVEQVLGAPREARTKQFLQRVLQ